The sequence TATTGGTAGCAAGCAAACCTTATCCGCCCCTTACTCTGTTAAGGCCGGGAAAATGCTTGTTTTGAGTAATCAGCCAATAATTTCTGCTATTTTTTCTTCTACGTCTTCTTCCTCAACACTGCCGGACAGCTTTCCTTGCAGTTGACCGTCATTAAAGAAAATAATTTGCGGCACGCCTCTTAAAGAAAATCTCTGGATCAAATTCTTTTCTTCTTCCACATCTACGCTATAAAAGCCGAATTTCCCTTCATATTTGGCAGATAACTCTTCCAGCATGGGTACTACTTCTTTGCATACATGGCAGTTTTTCCTTGAAAAAACTACCAGGCAAGGTTCCCCGTTGTCGTAGATAATTTCTTCAAAATCGTTAGCGTTCAATTGTTGCAAAGACATGATGCTCCACTCCTTTATTATTAGAAAGCAGCCATCAGAAAGCTGCTTTATCTGATGGCTGCCCTAAAAACAATTTATCAAACCTCTTCCGAGAAAATCTGATAAATTGGGGCGCCTTCGCATTGCGCCGGGAATCGCAGGCCAAGTAACACTGAGATGGAAGGGGCAACGTCAACCTGCCTGATAATGCGGTCGGTTTTAAATCCTGCCTTTATACCGGGCCCGGCTGCCACAAAAATCGGCGAAACAGATGTATCAAAATAACCTTCGGAGGTCGAAATGCTGTCGCCGTGCAATCTGTTGTGCCCTTCCTCAATGGAGAAGAAAATATCGCCGCATTCCGGCCCGTGTGTACCGAGCAGCACTGCATCCTTATTCCTGAGACAAATGCCCACTACACGTCTGCCGGTCCTGTGATCTCTGTAGTTATACAAATCATTAATGATTTGTTCCTCCAGCTCGTATTTATCTTTGGGATCCACAATGCCATACTTGTCACGGCCCTTGAGGTTGATGTAAATATAGTTGCTGCGAATTTGCACCGCTCTTGTTTTTTCCCAGTCTACTTCTCTTAAGGTATTGCCGTTTTCATCTTTCTTCAGTACGGTATAACCCAGTTCTTCCATAACTTTGGTGTTGAGACCGCCGTATTCACCCAGAATGGGCGGCACATTTTCACCAACAATCAGCCCATGGTCGCTTACCAGCAGCACAGTCCAGTCTTCGTCCAGCAGGTGCAGGAATTCGCCGATATACTCGTCAGTTTGCTCATAGAACTTCTCAATAAAGCCTTGGTAAGTTTTTTCGTCGGTGTGGCTCCACTCGGGCAATGTCTTGGCCAGGTGCCATAGCTGGTGACCGGCGCAGTCAACATTGTGCAAATGGGAGAAAACAACCTGATAACCTTTTTCCTTAATGCAATAGTTTAATGCATCAGCCTGCCATTTGT is a genomic window of Desulforamulus hydrothermalis Lam5 = DSM 18033 containing:
- a CDS encoding thioredoxin family protein — translated: MSLQQLNANDFEEIIYDNGEPCLVVFSRKNCHVCKEVVPMLEELSAKYEGKFGFYSVDVEEEKNLIQRFSLRGVPQIIFFNDGQLQGKLSGSVEEEDVEEKIAEIIG